A region of bacterium BMS3Abin08 DNA encodes the following proteins:
- a CDS encoding flagellar protein FlaG gives MIVNEKNMAAQELPQQTRKGINPQDRAEPAGRNAQEEDSSVSRKLREDPPQETRKKETLVERLLGRSIRFEIDKELNEVIVKVVDKENGEVVRQIPPEEYLEIMRRLQDIEGAFLDKEA, from the coding sequence ATGATAGTGAATGAAAAAAACATGGCAGCCCAGGAACTGCCGCAACAGACCCGGAAGGGCATCAATCCTCAGGACAGGGCAGAACCTGCCGGCCGGAACGCTCAGGAAGAGGATTCCTCCGTAAGTCGCAAGTTGAGGGAAGACCCTCCTCAGGAGACCCGGAAGAAGGAGACCCTTGTAGAGAGGCTCCTGGGCAGATCCATCAGATTCGAGATCGACAAGGAGCTTAACGAGGTGATTGTCAAGGTGGTCGATAAGGAAAACGGGGAGGTTGTAAGACAGATACCCCCGGAGGAGTATCTCGAGATCATGAGGCGGCTGCAGGATATTGAGGGGGCATTCCTGGACAAGGAGGCTTAA
- the hag gene encoding flagellin, translating into MSLVINTNVMSLNAQRNLAANINKLSVSVQRLSSGLRINSAKDDAAGLAISEKLRAHIRSINVATRNAQDGISLAQVAEGGLDQIGGLLARMRELSEESANGTLGSTERSALDNEYQQLKSEIDRIADVTEFNGTKMLDGSKSGAGVTLQVGFQNTVNDRITFFSGVGATKTDDLGITGTFGTISSAGNAQSALTQIDSAIATVAERRGTLGAVQNRLDNTISNLRVASENLSAADSRIRDADFAFETAVFTKNQIMVQASTAILAQANVIPQTALSLLK; encoded by the coding sequence ATGTCTCTGGTAATTAACACAAACGTAATGTCTCTGAATGCTCAGAGGAACCTTGCAGCAAACATAAACAAACTCTCTGTCTCGGTCCAGCGGCTGTCTTCAGGTCTCAGGATAAACAGTGCAAAGGATGATGCAGCAGGTCTTGCGATCTCTGAGAAGTTAAGGGCACACATTAGAAGTATAAACGTTGCAACCAGGAATGCCCAGGACGGCATAAGCCTTGCACAGGTGGCGGAGGGCGGTCTTGACCAGATCGGAGGACTTCTTGCCAGGATGAGGGAGCTGTCGGAAGAGTCTGCCAATGGAACCCTTGGATCTACTGAACGTTCAGCACTTGATAATGAGTATCAGCAGCTCAAGTCCGAAATCGACAGGATTGCAGATGTTACGGAGTTTAACGGTACCAAAATGCTCGATGGTTCGAAGAGTGGAGCCGGTGTAACATTGCAGGTCGGCTTCCAGAATACCGTTAACGACAGGATCACGTTCTTCTCCGGAGTTGGAGCAACAAAGACCGATGATCTCGGTATTACGGGAACATTCGGCACCATATCTTCCGCCGGTAACGCCCAGTCCGCTCTGACCCAGATAGACTCGGCAATAGCAACGGTAGCAGAACGGAGGGGTACACTCGGCGCTGTCCAGAACAGGCTTGACAATACCATTTCAAACCTGAGGGTCGCCTCTGAGAACCTCTCGGCTGCGGACTCCCGGATCAGGGATGCCGACTTTGCATTTGAGACAGCGGTCTTTACCAAGAACCAGATTATGGTGCAGGCATCTACCGCCATACTTGCTCAGGCAAACGTTATTCCACAGACTGCCCTGTCTCTCTTGAAGTAA